A part of Verrucomicrobiota bacterium genomic DNA contains:
- a CDS encoding Gfo/Idh/MocA family oxidoreductase: MKRTAWRVALLGLDHWYSAYGLARALPEYRKAKLMAAASADRAKLEVFASTFGVEGCSDPSELIRRDDIDIVQIASRVSEIPELAIQAARAGKHIILGKPMAMSVAQADQMVQAVEAAGVLCVPFQGIMRLRASELKMRIERGDIGEIIVMHQTSRWSIAEDWPGSGNAGWFVDPRHVPGGALIDEGIYWLDTLRWLAESEVVRVEAKTANLVHKDIEVEDWGLATFTFANGILGTLEGAWTINAPRKTGPSPKQNSVVRLEVIGSRGEIIEQFFRDPGRAVLAAGASNWIFERQAPDLFDPGAPMPLAHLIDCLENNRPPISTIQDARKSFAVAMAAYQSGREGRPVLL; the protein is encoded by the coding sequence ATGAAACGAACGGCGTGGCGTGTCGCACTCCTGGGACTTGACCACTGGTATTCCGCTTATGGCCTGGCGCGCGCGCTCCCCGAGTATCGCAAAGCCAAACTGATGGCCGCCGCCAGCGCCGACCGAGCAAAGCTTGAGGTGTTTGCCAGCACTTTTGGCGTGGAAGGTTGCTCCGATCCCTCCGAACTCATCCGGCGCGATGACATCGACATCGTGCAAATCGCCAGCCGTGTTTCCGAAATCCCCGAACTCGCGATTCAAGCGGCCCGCGCCGGCAAGCACATCATTCTCGGCAAGCCGATGGCCATGAGCGTGGCTCAGGCGGACCAGATGGTTCAGGCCGTTGAGGCCGCGGGTGTGTTGTGCGTGCCGTTTCAGGGGATCATGCGCCTGCGCGCGTCGGAATTGAAAATGCGCATCGAGCGAGGCGACATCGGCGAGATCATCGTGATGCATCAAACGAGCCGCTGGTCGATCGCCGAAGATTGGCCTGGGTCCGGGAATGCGGGATGGTTCGTCGATCCCCGGCACGTGCCGGGCGGCGCGCTCATCGATGAAGGCATTTACTGGTTGGACACGCTCCGTTGGCTCGCCGAAAGCGAAGTGGTGAGGGTCGAGGCGAAGACGGCGAATCTGGTTCATAAAGATATCGAGGTCGAAGATTGGGGTCTGGCGACCTTCACTTTCGCGAATGGAATACTCGGGACCTTGGAGGGCGCCTGGACGATCAACGCGCCTCGAAAAACCGGCCCCTCCCCAAAGCAGAACAGCGTCGTCCGGCTCGAAGTCATCGGCAGCCGCGGCGAGATCATCGAGCAGTTTTTCCGCGACCCGGGGCGTGCCGTGCTCGCGGCAGGAGCGTCAAATTGGATTTTCGAGAGGCAGGCGCCGGATCTGTTCGATCCCGGAGCGCCGATGCCGCTGGCGCATTTGATCGATTGCCTGGAGAACAATCGGCCGCCGATCTCCACCATCCAGGATGCGCGAAAGTCTTTTGCCGTCGCGATGGCGGCTTATCAATCCGGGCGCGAAGGCAGACCGGTCTTGCTGTAG